A window of the Halostagnicola kamekurae genome harbors these coding sequences:
- a CDS encoding DMT family transporter: protein MEFPVQILFALATAAAFATSSVLVRFGVDRSKPIAAMFATVSVNVVVLWTISLAFYDVTVDLWAWRYFVLAGVFAPVLGRLCNYIGIQRVGVNLTLPISNSNPLVSIVLAVFLLGETMTRASGIGALATIAGGILLATSGRNDDSVGPVRYRNLLFPIGGAVIYGSVQLLRDVGMELVSAPAVGAAVTLTTSWLIACAFFAVSGNHRKALSIPRDDLRYFALAGLASSLGLVSLYAALGSGTVVIVTPILNATPLFGLALTYSFLREREPFTPQLALGTILVVAGVGLLAIST, encoded by the coding sequence ATGGAATTCCCAGTCCAGATACTCTTCGCGCTCGCCACAGCCGCGGCGTTCGCCACCTCGTCAGTGCTCGTCCGATTCGGTGTCGATCGCTCGAAGCCGATAGCGGCGATGTTCGCGACGGTCAGCGTCAACGTCGTCGTCCTGTGGACGATTAGCCTCGCGTTCTACGACGTGACCGTCGATCTGTGGGCGTGGCGATACTTCGTTCTCGCGGGCGTGTTTGCGCCGGTTCTCGGACGGCTGTGTAATTACATCGGCATCCAGCGAGTCGGCGTGAACCTGACGCTGCCGATCAGCAACTCGAACCCGCTCGTCTCGATCGTCCTGGCCGTCTTCTTGCTCGGCGAAACGATGACTCGAGCGAGCGGTATCGGCGCGCTCGCGACGATCGCTGGCGGTATCCTCCTCGCAACTTCGGGAAGAAACGACGACTCCGTCGGACCGGTTCGGTACCGGAATCTGTTGTTTCCAATAGGCGGCGCGGTCATCTACGGAAGCGTCCAGTTGCTTCGAGACGTCGGAATGGAACTCGTCTCAGCGCCAGCCGTGGGAGCCGCGGTTACTCTCACAACGTCGTGGCTCATCGCGTGCGCGTTCTTCGCCGTCTCCGGGAACCACAGAAAAGCGTTGTCGATCCCCCGGGACGACCTTCGGTACTTCGCACTTGCCGGACTCGCCTCAAGTCTCGGACTCGTCTCGCTCTATGCTGCGTTGGGTTCGGGAACGGTCGTGATCGTGACGCCAATCTTGAACGCGACGCCGTTGTTCGGCCTCGCCCTGACCTACAGCTTCTTGCGCGAACGGGAACCGTTCACGCCACAACTCGCGCTGGGTACGATACTCGTCGTCGCCGGCGTTGGGTTACTCGCGATTTCGACCTGA
- a CDS encoding multidrug transporter — protein MALGRNTSSSIGTALGIAFVIIAIVGTQFLGWEWGSGQPLPMAIGIVAAGIALAVVIVRLLR, from the coding sequence ATGGCGCTCGGTCGTAACACTAGCTCGTCGATCGGGACCGCACTCGGCATCGCCTTCGTGATTATCGCCATCGTGGGAACGCAGTTTCTCGGCTGGGAATGGGGGAGCGGACAGCCCCTTCCGATGGCCATCGGGATCGTCGCCGCCGGTATCGCACTCGCTGTCGTCATCGTGCGCTTGCTCAGGTGA
- a CDS encoding aspartate dehydrogenase, with translation MTRSIAIFGCGTIATEIARAIADGTISAGLDVVYDRHPEQIAEIQDQFDDRSQPVAATDPDDLLEADLIVEAAGQTAVEEIATDALEAGCDCLLLSIGALADETLREGVFDAARTSEGRLYAPSGAIAGLDSIKAAALTGELESVSLTTTKPPAGLEGAPYVVDNDIDLSEIDEPTMIFEGSATDAAAAFPSNINVAVALSLVSIGPDETAVKIIADPDEENNVHRISADGGSGDIETTVRNVPSPTNPKTSYLAAVSAIEKLRSLETSIDIGT, from the coding sequence CGTGCGATCGCCGATGGAACGATATCAGCGGGCCTCGACGTCGTGTACGATCGCCACCCGGAACAAATCGCAGAGATTCAAGACCAGTTCGACGACCGGTCCCAACCGGTCGCGGCCACCGATCCCGACGATCTGCTCGAGGCCGACTTGATCGTCGAGGCCGCGGGACAGACGGCCGTCGAGGAGATCGCGACCGATGCACTCGAGGCTGGCTGCGACTGCCTCCTGTTGAGTATTGGCGCGTTAGCCGACGAAACGCTTCGGGAAGGCGTCTTCGATGCAGCACGGACCAGCGAGGGTCGACTGTATGCTCCCTCGGGTGCGATCGCCGGGCTCGATAGTATCAAGGCGGCTGCCCTGACGGGAGAGCTGGAATCGGTGTCATTGACGACGACGAAACCGCCCGCAGGCCTCGAGGGGGCCCCTTACGTCGTCGACAACGACATTGACCTCTCGGAAATCGATGAGCCGACGATGATCTTCGAGGGATCGGCCACGGACGCCGCCGCCGCGTTTCCGTCGAACATCAACGTCGCCGTCGCACTCAGCCTCGTGAGTATCGGTCCGGACGAAACGGCAGTCAAGATCATCGCCGATCCGGACGAGGAAAACAACGTTCACCGGATCTCCGCCGACGGCGGCAGCGGCGACATCGAGACGACGGTACGAAACGTCCCGTCACCCACGAACCCGAAGACGAGCTATCTGGCAGCGGTGTCCGCGATCGAAAAGCTGCGAAGCCTCGAGACGTCGATCGACATCGGAACGTAA
- a CDS encoding VOC family protein — MVVENMGLDHVAIKVRDIEQTIEFYTDVMNMEVSDRIGDSVAFLRTPAVSEDADHHEMNITQYSDEELEALEQRGELELDLHEFNEELPENGPPMLPTTGPIYHIAFEVPDYDGIKRAADGLEERGHPIYRGPGRHGPGNNIFLYFPDPDGYPIELTAKMEEAPEDGGRPAQQWPQTPETWNVWHNAEQL; from the coding sequence ATGGTCGTAGAAAATATGGGATTAGACCACGTTGCGATCAAAGTACGAGATATCGAGCAAACGATCGAGTTCTACACCGACGTCATGAACATGGAGGTATCGGATCGAATCGGAGATTCGGTCGCGTTCTTACGCACGCCCGCGGTCTCCGAGGACGCAGACCACCACGAGATGAACATCACACAGTACTCCGACGAGGAACTCGAGGCGCTCGAACAACGCGGGGAACTCGAACTCGATCTCCACGAGTTCAACGAGGAGCTCCCAGAAAACGGCCCGCCAATGCTGCCGACGACCGGTCCGATTTACCACATCGCGTTCGAAGTTCCCGACTACGACGGCATCAAACGCGCGGCGGACGGACTCGAAGAGCGCGGGCATCCGATTTATCGCGGCCCGGGCCGGCACGGACCTGGGAACAACATTTTCCTGTACTTCCCGGATCCGGATGGATACCCGATCGAGTTGACGGCGAAAATGGAAGAGGCGCCGGAAGACGGTGGACGGCCTGCCCAACAGTGGCCACAGACGCCTGAGACGTGGAACGTGTGGCACAACGCTGAACAACTGTAG
- a CDS encoding outer membrane protein assembly factor BamB family protein: MKRRRLLEGAGAVGSATLVGCLGFADDGTGSEYQWRYDAGGEIDAVSQGVVFGREWSDGQIVALEGTTGERQWAYGATAGMDTYSDLTVTDTGIYFGYCTDDDCIGLYALKRDGEERWRDESVGTGHTSPFVVDGVVFVSDSVGIVRAFDAESGSELWTDGVDESDTIASGSGIVDIADAVYVEKSAALVALDRDGGSTRWRYDPDDGDTQIIDAAVSDGVAYVTTGGWVAGVADGDEVWRRSVDAVDVQTEIAGITTDRLFVLANADRNESRLYAFDRTSGERSVLSESLEHPDDESGPVTAVRDGVVYVGTDRLRAIDAATGNERFSVTVDGGPIWSLAVPEENGADDHTVFVRVGKNRLISVDSSGERTWDRSVAGTLRNYLVDESVYVGTTEGIYSLEWRVDA, translated from the coding sequence ATGAAACGAAGGCGGCTGCTCGAGGGGGCGGGTGCGGTCGGGAGCGCAACACTGGTCGGCTGTCTCGGATTCGCCGATGATGGCACAGGGAGCGAGTACCAGTGGCGCTACGACGCAGGTGGTGAGATCGACGCCGTCTCACAGGGCGTAGTGTTCGGTCGGGAATGGTCTGACGGACAGATCGTTGCGCTCGAGGGCACGACCGGCGAACGGCAGTGGGCCTACGGAGCCACAGCGGGAATGGATACGTACTCGGATCTCACAGTCACGGACACGGGAATTTACTTCGGCTACTGCACCGACGACGACTGTATCGGCCTGTACGCGCTCAAGCGGGATGGCGAAGAGCGGTGGCGCGACGAATCGGTGGGTACCGGACACACTAGCCCGTTCGTCGTCGACGGCGTCGTCTTCGTTTCGGATTCCGTTGGCATCGTGCGAGCGTTCGACGCGGAGAGCGGTTCGGAACTGTGGACCGACGGGGTCGACGAATCGGACACCATCGCCAGCGGGTCCGGAATCGTCGACATCGCCGACGCCGTCTACGTGGAGAAAAGCGCTGCACTCGTCGCGCTCGATCGAGACGGCGGTAGTACGCGCTGGCGATACGACCCCGACGACGGTGACACGCAGATTATCGATGCGGCGGTCTCGGATGGTGTCGCGTACGTCACAACGGGAGGGTGGGTCGCCGGAGTCGCCGACGGCGACGAGGTATGGCGTCGATCTGTCGATGCAGTGGATGTGCAGACGGAGATCGCTGGAATCACAACTGATCGCCTCTTCGTGCTCGCGAACGCCGATCGAAACGAAAGTCGTCTGTACGCGTTCGACCGCACGAGCGGCGAACGAAGCGTACTGTCGGAATCGCTTGAGCATCCGGACGATGAGTCGGGCCCGGTTACCGCCGTTCGCGATGGGGTGGTTTACGTCGGCACGGATCGACTCCGCGCCATCGATGCGGCGACTGGCAACGAGCGCTTCAGCGTGACGGTCGATGGTGGGCCAATCTGGTCACTGGCTGTCCCCGAAGAGAACGGTGCGGACGATCACACCGTGTTCGTCCGGGTCGGCAAAAACCGGCTCATCAGCGTCGACTCGAGCGGCGAACGAACGTGGGACAGGTCCGTCGCGGGAACTCTTCGGAACTATCTCGTGGACGAATCCGTGTACGTCGGGACGACCGAGGGAATCTACTCGCTCGAGTGGCGAGTCGACGCCTGA
- a CDS encoding CobW family GTP-binding protein has translation MTDSDAIPVTVVSGYLGAGKTTLLNHVLSNPGDRRVAVIVNDMGEVNVDAEQIARANEEEGIVDLSNGCICCQLQGDLLEEARRLAETRAFDYLLVESSGISEPIPVAQVFTEGTDESDADPADLFRLDTMVTVLDTYGFWKEFDAGEQLPANGEPDEDRPLSEVLVEGIEFCDVLLCNKVDMVPDDVVAEIESVVETLQPRAKRLRTTHSEVDPEIVLDTGRFDFEAARRSQGWKRHLRGEGHDHGDDGHEKAGAGAAERHGVSSFVFRSDRPFHPERLADWLADWDGAIVRAKGVCHVADREEVIGVSQAGPSVRAGPIGEWSETDERRTRLVFIGREMNEERIREELEGITVDGDEPIHEPVTDPFPLRS, from the coding sequence ATGACAGATTCCGATGCGATTCCTGTGACCGTCGTCAGCGGGTACCTCGGCGCGGGGAAGACGACGCTGCTCAATCACGTGCTCTCGAACCCGGGCGATCGGCGGGTGGCGGTGATCGTCAACGACATGGGTGAGGTAAACGTCGACGCGGAACAGATCGCTCGAGCGAACGAGGAGGAGGGTATCGTCGACCTCTCGAACGGCTGTATCTGCTGTCAGTTGCAGGGGGACCTCCTCGAGGAGGCGAGGCGGTTGGCCGAAACCCGGGCGTTTGACTACCTGCTGGTCGAATCGTCGGGGATCAGCGAACCGATCCCGGTCGCGCAGGTGTTCACCGAGGGAACCGACGAGAGCGATGCGGATCCGGCGGACCTGTTCCGACTGGACACGATGGTGACCGTCCTCGACACGTACGGGTTCTGGAAGGAGTTCGACGCCGGCGAGCAGTTGCCCGCGAATGGGGAACCCGACGAGGACCGGCCGCTGAGCGAGGTTCTCGTGGAAGGGATCGAGTTCTGCGATGTCCTCTTGTGTAACAAGGTAGACATGGTTCCCGACGACGTTGTCGCGGAGATCGAGTCGGTCGTCGAGACCCTCCAGCCGCGAGCGAAGCGGCTTCGGACGACCCACAGCGAGGTGGACCCCGAGATCGTACTCGACACCGGGAGGTTCGACTTCGAGGCGGCGAGGCGCTCGCAAGGGTGGAAACGACACCTCCGAGGGGAAGGACACGACCACGGAGACGATGGACACGAGAAAGCCGGAGCCGGTGCTGCCGAGCGACACGGCGTCTCGTCGTTCGTCTTCCGGTCCGACCGCCCCTTCCACCCCGAACGACTCGCGGACTGGCTCGCGGACTGGGACGGCGCGATCGTGCGGGCGAAGGGCGTCTGTCACGTCGCCGACCGCGAAGAGGTGATCGGCGTCAGCCAGGCCGGACCGTCCGTCAGAGCGGGGCCGATCGGCGAGTGGAGCGAGACCGACGAGCGTCGCACGCGGCTGGTGTTCATCGGTCGAGAGATGAACGAAGAGCGGATTCGTGAAGAGCTCGAGGGAATCACGGTCGACGGCGACGAACCGATCCACGAACCGGTGACGGATCCGTTCCCGCTACGGTCGTGA
- a CDS encoding glutathione-independent formaldehyde dehydrogenase produces the protein MDAIVYQGSHDVAVEEVDEPEIEHENDVLVDITTTAICGSDLHMYEGRTAADPGIVFGHENMGTVSEVGDAVTSLEEGDRVVMPFNVACGFCRNCENGYTGFCTNVNPGFAGGAYGYVAMGPYKGGQAEKLRVPYADFNALKLPEGDEHEDAFALLADIFPTGWHGTRLANLEPGESIAVFGAGPVGLMAAYSAKIQGASEIYIVDRVESRLEMAEDHCDARPINFEESDPVEQIKDIHGGGVDKGVDAVGYQAIDPETDPGDEAYDPARENPAVVLNQLIQTVRPTGQLGIPGLYVPSDPGAPDEMAAQGRLGIDFGKLFEKGLKLGTGQCNVKQYNRELRDMIIEGRADPSWVVSHRVDLDRGPEMYEKFDEREEGVIKVLLEP, from the coding sequence ATGGATGCCATCGTCTATCAGGGGTCACACGACGTCGCAGTCGAGGAAGTCGACGAACCGGAAATCGAGCACGAGAACGACGTTCTCGTCGACATAACCACCACTGCGATCTGCGGTTCGGATCTGCACATGTACGAGGGCCGAACCGCGGCCGACCCGGGGATCGTCTTCGGACACGAGAACATGGGGACCGTAAGCGAGGTCGGCGACGCCGTCACGTCGCTCGAGGAAGGCGACCGGGTCGTGATGCCGTTTAACGTCGCCTGTGGGTTCTGCCGAAACTGCGAGAACGGCTACACCGGCTTCTGTACCAACGTCAATCCGGGCTTCGCCGGCGGCGCGTACGGGTACGTCGCGATGGGGCCGTACAAGGGCGGACAGGCCGAAAAACTCCGCGTCCCGTACGCGGACTTCAACGCGCTCAAACTGCCCGAGGGAGACGAACACGAAGACGCCTTCGCCCTCTTGGCCGACATCTTCCCGACGGGATGGCACGGGACGCGGCTCGCGAATCTGGAGCCCGGCGAGTCCATCGCGGTCTTCGGAGCCGGTCCGGTCGGTCTGATGGCCGCCTACAGCGCCAAGATCCAGGGTGCGTCGGAGATCTACATCGTCGACCGCGTCGAGAGCCGACTCGAGATGGCCGAGGACCACTGCGACGCCCGCCCGATCAACTTCGAGGAGTCAGATCCGGTCGAACAGATCAAAGACATCCACGGCGGCGGCGTCGACAAGGGCGTCGACGCGGTGGGGTATCAGGCGATCGACCCCGAAACGGATCCGGGCGACGAAGCCTATGACCCGGCACGGGAGAACCCGGCGGTCGTGCTCAACCAGCTAATCCAGACCGTCCGGCCGACCGGGCAACTCGGCATTCCGGGACTGTACGTCCCCTCGGACCCTGGCGCGCCAGACGAGATGGCGGCCCAGGGCCGACTCGGCATCGACTTCGGCAAGCTCTTCGAAAAGGGGCTGAAGCTGGGCACTGGACAGTGTAACGTCAAACAGTACAACCGCGAACTTCGGGACATGATCATCGAGGGCCGCGCCGATCCGAGCTGGGTCGTCTCCCACCGCGTCGACCTGGATCGCGGACCGGAGATGTACGAGAAGTTCGACGAACGCGAGGAGGGCGTCATCAAGGTCTTGCTCGAGCCGTAG
- a CDS encoding alpha/beta hydrolase — protein MEIDHTQPDIDSDELRADTLDTDAQALLDALNEADAPDLTQLSPEQARTLLGDLFTPDVEPEPVSTVEEQKIPAYARDIRVRIYDPDPDRKLPAVVYFHGGGWVVGNCDTHDKVARALAKGGACVVVSVDYRKGPEHPFPGAVEDAYLATKWTADNAAELGAGVGLAVAGESAGATLATVVAQMAADKDLGAPEIDHQLLLYPVTNHSFETESYDVNADGYFLTTRGMVWFWNHYLRDDIDGANLRASPLRAPERVLAELPPATLYSVGYDPLRTEQFEYGRALADAGVAVEHIHYKDMIHDFANMSQLAEPFPSIEAANDIQERAGNALREALE, from the coding sequence ATGGAAATTGATCACACACAGCCAGATATCGACTCCGACGAACTCCGTGCTGATACCCTCGACACAGACGCACAAGCTCTATTAGACGCACTGAACGAAGCGGACGCTCCCGATCTCACGCAGTTGTCGCCCGAACAGGCTCGAACCCTCCTCGGCGATCTATTCACGCCGGACGTCGAACCCGAACCGGTTTCGACGGTAGAGGAGCAGAAAATTCCGGCGTACGCGCGTGATATCCGCGTGCGAATTTACGACCCGGATCCGGACCGGAAACTCCCTGCAGTCGTCTACTTCCACGGCGGCGGTTGGGTCGTCGGCAACTGTGACACCCACGACAAAGTCGCCCGAGCGCTGGCAAAGGGAGGAGCGTGTGTCGTGGTCTCCGTCGACTATCGGAAGGGACCAGAGCATCCCTTCCCCGGCGCCGTTGAAGACGCGTATCTCGCGACGAAATGGACCGCGGATAACGCCGCGGAGCTAGGCGCAGGTGTGGGACTCGCAGTCGCCGGGGAGAGCGCGGGTGCCACCCTCGCGACGGTGGTTGCACAGATGGCCGCCGACAAAGATCTCGGTGCGCCCGAGATCGACCACCAACTGCTACTGTATCCGGTTACCAACCATTCGTTCGAGACGGAATCGTACGATGTGAACGCAGATGGATACTTTCTGACGACCCGAGGGATGGTCTGGTTCTGGAACCACTACCTCCGCGACGATATCGATGGAGCGAACCTTCGAGCGTCCCCGCTACGGGCACCCGAACGGGTTCTCGCCGAACTCCCTCCCGCGACGCTGTATTCCGTCGGCTACGATCCACTTCGAACCGAACAGTTCGAATACGGCCGGGCGCTCGCTGACGCAGGGGTCGCAGTCGAACATATCCACTACAAAGATATGATTCACGACTTCGCCAACATGAGCCAGCTCGCGGAACCGTTTCCCTCGATCGAAGCGGCGAATGATATCCAAGAGCGTGCTGGCAATGCGCTTCGAGAGGCGCTCGAGTGA